Proteins co-encoded in one Gossypium arboreum isolate Shixiya-1 chromosome 11, ASM2569848v2, whole genome shotgun sequence genomic window:
- the LOC108457646 gene encoding ubiquitin-conjugating enzyme E2-17 kDa yields MASKRILKELKDLQKDPPTSCSAGPVAEDMFHWQATIMGPPDSPYAGGVFLVTIHFPPDYPFKPPKVAFRTKVFHPNINSNGSICLDILKEQWSPALTISKVLLSICSLLTDPNPDDPLVPEIAHMYKTDRAKYETTARSWTQKYAMG; encoded by the exons ATGGCTTCAAAGCGGATCTTGAAGGAGCTCAAGGATCTACAGAAAGATCCTCCTACCTCTTGCAGTGCAG GCCCTGTTGCTGAAGACATGTTTCATTGGCAAGCGACTATTATGGGTCCACCTGACAGTCCATATGCCGGTGGAGTGTTTCTAGTCACCATTCATTTCCCTCCGGACTATCCATTTAAGCCACCCAAG GTTGCATTCAGGACAAAGGTCTTTCACCCTAATATTAACAGCAATGGCAGCATTTGCCTCGATATTTTGAAGGAGCAGTGGAGCCCTGCCCTCACCATATCCAAG GTATTGCTCTCAATCTGCTCACTTTTGACGGACCCAAATCCCGATGATCCCTTGGTGCCAGAGATTGCCCACATGTACAAGACCGACAGGGCTAAGTACGAGACAACTGCTCGGAGCTGGACCCAGAAGTATGCTATGGGTTAG
- the LOC108483614 gene encoding arabinogalactan protein 41-like, translated as MAVPKVCFMAVFAALVFAMAVDAQSSAPAPAPTSDGNSIDLGIAYVLMLVALVLTYLIHAADFCFSF; from the exons ATGGCAGTTCCCAAGGTTTGTTTCATGGCTGTTTTTGCAGCTCTTGTTTTTGCTATGGCTGTTGATGCCCAGTCTTCTGCTCCCGCCCCTGCTCCCACAAGCGACG GGAATTCAATCGATTTAGGGATTGCGTACGTGTTGATGCTGGTGGCTTTGGTgctcacttacctcattcacgcTGCTGATTTCTGTTTTagcttttga